A single region of the Arthrobacter sp. V1I7 genome encodes:
- a CDS encoding hemolysin family protein produces MTPLILAGMALVFLSFAALLTAAESAFNYLPRHDAEQAVLQRNGTALKRILAQPVAHMRALRFWRIWFEMASAVAVAVLLSSLLDNVWLAGLAATGIMALLGFVIVGVSPRQLGRVHSASLVRFAAPLIRFLCAVLGPIPGWLALVGSAVAPGAPADDEAFFSEEEFRELVDRATESDVIEDNEAELIQSVFDFGDTLVRSVMVPRTDIVFIDCGSSLHGAMSLFLRSGYSRIPVIGENTDQILGIVYLKDVAEVLHNLGPGVEPPVVDDLAREVRYVPDSKPVSELLRELQKESTHVAIVIDEYGGTAGLVTLEDLIEEIVGEIVDEYDTESAEAVALGDGTYRVSARMSIDDLGELFDLELDDDEVDTVGGLLAKAIGRVPIVGSTVEVHGLSLRADRLEGRRNRVSHIIASAVPKEETDLQDLLREAAPIQQGVPREQAE; encoded by the coding sequence GTGACCCCACTGATCCTCGCCGGCATGGCGTTGGTGTTCCTCAGCTTTGCCGCACTGCTGACCGCGGCGGAGTCCGCGTTCAACTACCTGCCCCGGCACGACGCTGAACAGGCGGTCCTGCAGCGCAATGGCACGGCGCTGAAACGCATCCTCGCACAGCCTGTCGCCCACATGCGCGCCCTGAGATTCTGGCGGATCTGGTTCGAGATGGCCTCTGCCGTCGCCGTGGCCGTGCTGCTGTCCAGTCTCCTGGACAACGTCTGGCTCGCAGGGCTGGCGGCCACCGGCATCATGGCGCTGCTTGGCTTCGTGATCGTCGGCGTCTCGCCCCGCCAACTCGGCCGCGTCCACTCCGCCAGCCTGGTCCGGTTCGCGGCGCCGCTCATCCGTTTCCTGTGCGCAGTGCTCGGTCCCATTCCGGGATGGCTTGCCCTGGTGGGCAGCGCGGTGGCCCCCGGGGCGCCGGCGGACGACGAAGCCTTCTTCAGTGAAGAGGAATTCCGTGAACTGGTCGACCGCGCCACGGAATCCGACGTGATCGAGGACAACGAGGCGGAACTGATCCAGTCAGTCTTCGACTTCGGCGACACCCTCGTCCGCTCCGTCATGGTGCCGCGGACTGACATCGTCTTCATCGACTGCGGCTCCAGCCTGCACGGGGCCATGTCGCTGTTCCTGCGCTCCGGGTATTCCCGGATTCCGGTCATCGGCGAGAACACGGACCAGATTCTCGGCATCGTGTACCTCAAGGACGTGGCCGAGGTCCTCCACAACCTGGGCCCCGGGGTGGAACCCCCGGTCGTCGACGACCTGGCCCGGGAGGTTCGCTACGTGCCGGATTCCAAGCCGGTCAGCGAGCTGCTGCGCGAACTCCAGAAGGAATCGACGCACGTCGCGATCGTCATCGACGAGTACGGCGGAACGGCCGGGCTGGTCACCCTTGAGGACCTGATCGAGGAAATCGTCGGCGAGATCGTCGACGAGTACGATACTGAAAGCGCGGAGGCGGTGGCGCTCGGAGACGGCACCTACCGGGTGAGCGCGCGGATGAGCATCGACGACCTCGGCGAACTGTTCGACCTCGAGCTCGACGACGACGAGGTGGACACCGTGGGTGGCCTGCTCGCCAAGGCCATCGGGCGGGTGCCGATCGTCGGCAGCACGGTCGAGGTCCACGGCCTGTCCCTCCGCGCGGACCGGCTGGAGGGCCGGCGGAACCGGGTAAGCCACATCATTGCCTCCGCGGTTCCAAAGGAAGAAACTGACCTTCAAGACCTCCTCCGCGAGGCAGCACCAATCCAGCAGGGAGTACCACGTGAGCAAGCAGAATAA
- the era gene encoding GTPase Era — translation MSKQNKSDGEAAYGGYRAGFSVLVGRPNAGKSTLTNALVGKKVAITSAKPQTTRHTIRGIVHRDDAQLILVDTPGLHRPRTLLGKRLNELVADTLAEVDAIGFCLPANEKIGPGDKFIAAQLAAVGNKPIIAIVTKADTVDRQALTEQLLAVAALGREVLGEDGWKDIVPVSATDGFQVETVADVLISHMPPSPPLYPDGHLTDEPEAVMVAELIREAALEGVRDELPHSLAVVVDEIVPREGRPEDSPFLDVRVNVYVERPSQKAIIIGKGGARLREVGTTARKGIEALLGTRIYLDLHVKVAKDWQRDPKQLVKLGF, via the coding sequence GTGAGCAAGCAGAATAAGTCCGACGGCGAAGCGGCCTACGGCGGCTATCGCGCCGGTTTCTCGGTGCTGGTGGGCCGGCCCAACGCCGGAAAATCCACCCTTACCAATGCCCTCGTCGGCAAGAAGGTCGCCATCACCTCGGCGAAGCCGCAGACGACGCGGCACACCATCCGCGGCATTGTCCACCGGGACGATGCCCAGCTGATCCTCGTGGACACGCCCGGCCTGCACCGTCCGCGCACGCTGCTCGGCAAGCGCCTCAACGAACTCGTCGCCGACACCCTCGCCGAGGTCGACGCGATCGGCTTCTGCCTGCCGGCCAACGAGAAGATCGGCCCGGGGGACAAGTTCATCGCCGCGCAGCTGGCCGCCGTCGGCAACAAGCCGATCATCGCGATTGTGACCAAGGCGGACACGGTGGACCGACAGGCCCTCACCGAGCAGCTCCTGGCCGTGGCGGCCCTGGGCCGGGAGGTCCTCGGCGAGGACGGCTGGAAGGACATCGTTCCGGTGTCCGCGACGGACGGCTTCCAGGTCGAAACCGTGGCGGATGTGCTCATCAGCCACATGCCGCCGTCGCCGCCGCTGTACCCGGACGGACACCTGACGGACGAGCCCGAAGCGGTCATGGTCGCCGAACTGATCCGCGAAGCCGCGCTGGAGGGCGTGCGCGACGAATTGCCGCACTCCCTGGCCGTAGTGGTAGACGAAATCGTTCCCCGCGAAGGCCGGCCCGAGGACAGCCCGTTCCTCGACGTCCGGGTCAACGTGTATGTCGAGCGGCCCTCGCAGAAGGCCATCATCATCGGCAAGGGCGGCGCCCGGCTCCGTGAAGTCGGTACCACCGCACGCAAGGGAATCGAGGCGCTGCTGGGCACCCGCATCTACCTCGACTTGCACGTCAAGGTCGCCAAAGACTGGCAGCGCGATCCCAAGCAGCTGGTGAAACTCGGCTTCTGA
- a CDS encoding LCP family protein, with the protein MARLRPDRADGTTPPVRSVAAARHSDDPAVGPARHLGIPRRLPAWLKIGTAVVSVLLVGVLAFGAYWVVRLQGNISKASLGAGSSTTERAVNESHDRMQILILGSDTRDGKNSQYGTADDSTGYGHSDVMMLMDISADNKRVNVVSFPRDLLVDIPKCRDQETRTDYPAQQDVMINAAMSEAGIGCAVDTVNKLTGLEVDHFMMADFNAVKELSNAVGGVEVCISDAVFDPDSQLRLPKGTSAVQGEQALAFLRTRHAFADGGDLGRIKAQQGFLSSLTRKMKDEGTLGNPAKMLQIADVVTRNLTVNEGLASIPTLLAVGNRLKDIDVGKVAFVAVPTVPAAIDPNRLQMAEPAASQLFAAMRKDIDLTNPTASPTNPTASPADPGASAAPTASETAPAYDKASQPVTVANGSGVPARSAEIMQSLMTGGFTQLAQLTARPVATTAVYYGAGYGDVAADVAALLGVPAAQVLPVATVPGVQVYLGSDRVGGAATGNPPVALPPDIVNQTAGDTVCQQANPALITR; encoded by the coding sequence GTGGCTCGACTCCGCCCAGACCGTGCAGACGGCACCACACCGCCGGTTCGGTCAGTTGCCGCTGCCCGGCACTCGGACGATCCTGCCGTCGGCCCGGCCCGGCACCTGGGCATTCCCCGGCGGTTGCCGGCCTGGCTGAAAATCGGCACGGCGGTGGTCTCGGTCCTCCTGGTCGGTGTCCTGGCCTTTGGCGCCTACTGGGTGGTCCGGCTGCAGGGCAACATCAGCAAGGCTTCACTGGGGGCGGGCAGCAGCACGACCGAGCGGGCCGTGAACGAATCCCACGACCGGATGCAGATCCTGATTCTCGGCTCGGACACGCGCGACGGCAAGAACTCGCAGTACGGTACGGCGGATGACTCCACAGGCTACGGGCATTCGGACGTGATGATGCTGATGGACATCTCGGCCGACAACAAGCGTGTGAACGTCGTCAGTTTCCCCCGCGACCTGCTGGTCGACATCCCCAAATGCAGGGACCAGGAGACCCGGACCGACTATCCGGCGCAGCAGGATGTCATGATCAACGCGGCGATGTCGGAAGCCGGCATCGGCTGCGCCGTCGACACGGTCAACAAGCTCACCGGCCTCGAAGTCGACCACTTCATGATGGCCGACTTCAACGCGGTCAAGGAACTCTCCAACGCGGTGGGCGGCGTGGAAGTGTGCATAAGCGACGCGGTCTTCGATCCCGATTCGCAGCTCCGGCTTCCGAAGGGCACGTCCGCGGTGCAGGGCGAGCAGGCGCTGGCGTTCCTGCGCACCCGGCACGCCTTCGCGGACGGCGGCGACCTCGGGCGGATCAAGGCCCAGCAGGGCTTCCTGTCCTCGCTGACGCGCAAGATGAAAGACGAAGGCACCCTCGGCAACCCGGCGAAGATGCTCCAGATCGCCGATGTCGTCACCAGGAACCTCACCGTCAACGAAGGCCTGGCCTCCATCCCGACGCTCCTGGCCGTGGGCAACCGCCTGAAGGACATCGACGTCGGGAAAGTCGCGTTTGTGGCGGTCCCGACAGTTCCGGCGGCGATCGACCCGAACCGCCTTCAGATGGCCGAGCCCGCCGCCTCCCAGCTCTTTGCCGCGATGCGCAAGGACATCGACCTGACCAACCCGACGGCGTCCCCGACCAATCCGACGGCGTCCCCGGCCGATCCGGGCGCCAGCGCTGCACCGACGGCCAGCGAGACGGCCCCCGCCTACGACAAGGCCTCGCAGCCTGTCACCGTGGCCAACGGCTCCGGCGTGCCGGCCCGCTCCGCCGAGATCATGCAGTCGCTCATGACCGGGGGGTTCACCCAGCTGGCCCAGCTCACGGCCCGGCCGGTCGCCACCACCGCTGTCTACTACGGTGCGGGGTACGGCGACGTGGCCGCGGACGTTGCCGCGCTGCTGGGAGTTCCCGCCGCCCAGGTGCTGCCGGTTGCCACCGTTCCGGGCGTCCAGGTCTATCTGGGCAGCGACCGTGTCGGCGGCGCCGCCACCGGAAACCCCCCCGTTGCGCTGCCGCCGGACATCGTCAACCAGACGGCCGGGGACACCGTGTGCCAGCAGGCCAACCCGGCGCTGATCACGCGCTGA
- a CDS encoding M13 family metallopeptidase, with amino-acid sequence MPLSGIDLSTIDTSVRPQDDLYQHVNGAWLKSTEIPDDRPLEGTFTALRDGSELAVKEIIEDAAARNGEATGIERKIGGLYNSFMDEAAVEAKGLEPVRARLAAVSATASVAELVALAGRLFRADVGGLFYIYPAPDAGNPDRILLYTGQGGLGLPDESYYREEKFAPMVEAYRGHVKTMFGLAGLADPEAAAGRVVELETALASYHWDNVTLRNPQKTYNLKSAEEAAQLFPLLADWFDAAGIAPDKRAELVVSTPDFFTGAASLLDTVPLASWQEWLAMRVISAAAPYLSAAVVDANFAFYGTTLSGTPRNKDRWKRGVAVVEAALGEAVGQIYVARHFPESHKARMQSLVSNLIEAYRESITGLGWMGEETKQEALKKLDSFRAKIGYPDKWIDYSAVEIDPSDLLGNVERAHSADVDRHLDEVGKPVDREKWLMTPQTVNAYYHPLLNEVVFPAAILQPPFFTADADDAVNYGGIGAVIGHEIGHGFDDQGSQYDGSGLLRNWWTEGDRTAFEALTTKLVAQFDALSPNAAPGHHVNGKLTLGENIGDLGGLTIAYKAYLISLAGQEPPVLDGFTGVQRFFASWAAGWRQVMRTEEAIRRLATDPHSPNEFRTNQIAMNLDAFHEGFGVTAQDGMWMPPAERVSIW; translated from the coding sequence GTGCCACTTTCGGGGATCGACCTGTCCACCATAGACACCAGCGTCCGGCCGCAGGACGACCTGTACCAGCACGTCAACGGCGCCTGGCTCAAGAGCACCGAGATCCCGGATGACCGCCCCCTGGAGGGGACATTCACGGCGTTGCGTGACGGCTCCGAACTCGCCGTCAAGGAGATCATCGAGGACGCCGCCGCCCGGAACGGGGAAGCCACGGGTATCGAGCGGAAAATCGGCGGGCTCTACAACAGCTTCATGGACGAAGCCGCGGTGGAGGCCAAGGGTTTGGAACCGGTACGGGCGCGGTTGGCCGCGGTGTCTGCGACGGCGTCCGTTGCCGAGCTCGTGGCCTTGGCCGGACGGCTGTTCCGTGCGGACGTGGGTGGCCTTTTCTACATCTATCCCGCTCCCGACGCCGGAAACCCGGACCGGATCCTTTTGTATACCGGCCAGGGCGGGCTGGGCCTGCCGGACGAGTCCTACTACCGCGAAGAGAAGTTCGCCCCGATGGTCGAGGCCTACCGCGGGCATGTAAAGACGATGTTCGGCCTGGCCGGCCTCGCCGATCCGGAAGCCGCCGCCGGCCGGGTGGTGGAGCTGGAAACCGCTCTGGCGTCGTACCACTGGGACAACGTCACGCTGCGCAACCCGCAGAAGACGTACAACCTCAAGTCCGCCGAGGAGGCCGCGCAGCTCTTCCCGCTGCTGGCGGACTGGTTCGACGCTGCCGGAATCGCCCCGGACAAGCGCGCCGAACTTGTCGTGAGCACCCCGGACTTCTTCACCGGAGCGGCGTCCCTGCTGGACACGGTGCCGCTGGCCAGCTGGCAGGAATGGCTCGCCATGAGGGTCATCAGCGCGGCCGCTCCGTACCTGTCGGCCGCAGTCGTGGATGCCAACTTCGCCTTTTACGGCACCACCCTCAGCGGCACGCCACGCAACAAGGACCGCTGGAAGCGCGGCGTCGCCGTCGTCGAGGCCGCGCTCGGCGAGGCCGTCGGCCAGATCTACGTGGCCCGGCATTTCCCGGAATCCCACAAGGCCCGCATGCAGTCGCTGGTCTCAAACCTGATCGAAGCGTACCGGGAGTCCATCACCGGGCTGGGCTGGATGGGCGAGGAAACCAAGCAGGAGGCGCTCAAGAAGCTCGACTCCTTCCGGGCCAAGATCGGCTACCCGGACAAGTGGATCGACTATTCCGCCGTGGAGATCGATCCGTCCGACCTGCTGGGCAACGTGGAGCGTGCCCACAGCGCCGACGTCGACCGCCACCTGGACGAGGTGGGCAAGCCGGTGGACCGCGAGAAATGGCTGATGACACCGCAGACCGTCAATGCCTACTACCACCCGCTGCTCAACGAGGTCGTGTTCCCGGCGGCCATCCTGCAGCCGCCGTTCTTCACCGCCGACGCCGACGACGCCGTCAACTACGGCGGGATCGGGGCTGTGATCGGCCACGAGATCGGCCACGGCTTCGACGACCAGGGCTCCCAGTACGACGGCAGCGGACTGCTCCGGAACTGGTGGACCGAGGGTGACCGCACCGCGTTCGAGGCGCTGACCACGAAGCTCGTGGCACAGTTCGACGCGCTCTCCCCGAACGCCGCTCCCGGGCACCATGTCAACGGGAAGCTGACCCTGGGCGAGAACATCGGCGACCTCGGCGGCCTGACCATCGCGTATAAGGCGTACCTGATCAGCCTGGCCGGACAGGAACCGCCGGTGCTGGACGGATTCACCGGCGTCCAGCGTTTTTTTGCGTCCTGGGCTGCCGGCTGGCGGCAGGTCATGCGGACTGAGGAAGCGATCCGCCGCCTCGCCACGGACCCGCACTCCCCCAACGAGTTCCGCACCAACCAGATCGCCATGAACCTCGATGCATTCCACGAGGGCTTCGGCGTGACTGCACAGGACGGCATGTGGATGCCGCCGGCGGAGCGGGTCAGTATCTGGTAG
- the leuA gene encoding 2-isopropylmalate synthase has protein sequence MRNAQKPSGMPVHRYVPFQDMITVEMPDRTWPDKVITKAPRWCAVDLRDGNQALIDPMSPARKMKMFDLLVRMGYKEIEVGFPSASQTDFDFVRQLIEGNHIPDDVTIQVLTQAREHLIERTYESLVGARQAIVHLYNSTSVLQRRVVFNQDEDGILDIALQGARLCRKYEETLADTHITYEYSPESFTGTELAYAVRVCNAIADVFEASADRQVIINLPATVEMATPNVYADSIEWMSRHLHPREGIILSLHPHNDRGTGVAAAELGYLAGADRIEGCLFGNGERTGNVDLVTLGLNMFVQGIDPMIDFSDIDEIRRTVEYCNQLPVAERAPYGGDLVFTAFSGSHQDAIKKGLEALEKEAAAAGKEVADFTWQVPYLPVDPKDLGRSYEAVIRVNSQSGKGGVAYLLKNEHNLDLPRRAQIEFSGVIQKQTDTAGGEVSGAQLWQVFQDEYLPSTAADTQWGRYALGAISTETDEDGSMTLTASLKVDGSQVRRTGTGNGPIAALLSILREDGVDVRVLDYSEHALSEGGSALAAAYVECAVGERVLWGVGIDANTSTASLKAVISAVNRAIRDARA, from the coding sequence ATGCGAAACGCACAGAAGCCCTCAGGAATGCCCGTCCACCGATACGTCCCTTTCCAGGACATGATCACGGTGGAAATGCCGGACCGCACCTGGCCTGACAAGGTCATCACCAAGGCCCCGCGCTGGTGCGCCGTTGACCTCCGCGACGGCAACCAGGCGCTGATCGATCCGATGAGCCCGGCCCGCAAGATGAAGATGTTCGACCTGCTGGTCCGGATGGGCTACAAGGAGATCGAAGTCGGATTCCCGTCCGCCTCGCAGACCGATTTCGACTTCGTCCGGCAGCTGATCGAGGGAAACCACATCCCCGATGACGTCACCATCCAGGTGCTGACCCAGGCCCGCGAGCACCTGATCGAGCGGACTTACGAGTCGCTGGTCGGGGCCAGGCAGGCGATCGTGCACCTGTACAACTCGACGTCGGTCCTGCAGCGCCGGGTCGTCTTCAACCAGGACGAGGACGGTATCCTGGACATCGCCCTGCAGGGCGCACGGCTGTGCAGGAAGTACGAGGAGACCCTCGCGGACACCCACATCACCTACGAGTACTCGCCGGAATCCTTCACCGGGACCGAGCTGGCGTACGCCGTCCGGGTCTGCAACGCCATCGCGGATGTGTTTGAGGCCTCGGCCGACCGCCAGGTCATCATCAACCTGCCGGCCACCGTCGAAATGGCCACCCCCAACGTCTACGCCGACTCCATCGAGTGGATGAGCCGGCACCTGCACCCGCGGGAAGGCATCATCCTGTCCCTGCACCCGCACAATGACCGTGGCACCGGAGTGGCTGCCGCCGAACTGGGCTACCTGGCCGGCGCGGACCGGATCGAAGGCTGCCTCTTCGGCAACGGCGAGCGGACCGGCAATGTGGACCTCGTGACCCTGGGCCTGAACATGTTCGTCCAGGGCATCGACCCGATGATCGACTTCTCCGATATCGACGAAATCCGCCGGACCGTGGAGTACTGCAACCAGCTGCCGGTGGCCGAGCGCGCGCCCTACGGCGGCGACCTCGTCTTCACCGCTTTCTCCGGCTCGCACCAGGACGCCATCAAGAAGGGCCTGGAAGCGCTCGAGAAGGAGGCTGCCGCCGCCGGCAAGGAGGTCGCCGACTTCACCTGGCAGGTTCCGTACCTGCCGGTCGACCCGAAGGACCTGGGCCGCAGCTACGAGGCCGTCATCCGGGTCAACTCGCAGTCCGGTAAGGGCGGCGTCGCCTACCTGCTGAAGAATGAGCACAACCTGGACCTGCCGCGCCGGGCCCAGATCGAGTTCTCCGGGGTCATCCAGAAGCAGACCGACACGGCCGGCGGCGAAGTCAGCGGCGCCCAGCTGTGGCAGGTCTTCCAGGACGAGTACCTGCCCTCCACGGCTGCCGACACCCAGTGGGGCCGTTATGCGCTTGGCGCGATCAGCACCGAAACGGACGAGGACGGGTCGATGACCCTGACCGCTTCGCTCAAGGTCGACGGCAGCCAGGTCCGCCGCACCGGCACGGGCAACGGCCCGATCGCGGCGCTGCTGAGCATCCTGCGCGAGGACGGCGTCGACGTGCGGGTGCTGGACTACAGCGAGCATGCCTTGTCCGAAGGGGGCAGCGCCCTCGCCGCGGCCTACGTCGAATGCGCCGTGGGGGAGCGGGTGCTGTGGGGCGTCGGGATCGACGCGAACACCAGCACGGCTTCGCTCAAGGCGGTCATCTCGGCCGTGAACCGGGCCATCCGGGACGCCCGCGCCTAG
- a CDS encoding siderophore-interacting protein, translating into MSSAAVPPAHPLRVFDAVVNRVQDISAHFRRITFAGAALDRFGVPGPALDLRIKLLLPVPGHQLARPGAPDGQLHEGWYQDWLRVEQPGRGWIRSYTVGALRTTAQGRELDVDFVIHPDDADSGAPGSNWARAAAPGTTAVIIGPDDKAITGATPQSETGIRWNPQGVRHVLLAGDETAVPAISSILETLPGNVSGHAFLEVQDSSDFREIGTGSAVRITWLARTPSDAPRGHLLYAAVRAAIPASRPTDSGCKETCERHAAPGRAVPPGIPAGRPDGAVMYAWIAAEAATVKNLRRYLVNQVGLDPKHSEFRGYWSRGKAGSGTNGTPIKQEPRPQHPGATTG; encoded by the coding sequence ATGAGCTCCGCCGCCGTCCCCCCGGCTCACCCGCTCCGTGTGTTTGACGCCGTCGTCAACCGGGTTCAGGACATCAGCGCACATTTCCGCCGCATCACCTTCGCCGGCGCGGCACTGGACCGCTTCGGGGTGCCGGGACCGGCACTGGACCTGCGGATCAAGCTGCTTCTCCCCGTACCTGGGCATCAGCTGGCCCGGCCGGGAGCGCCGGACGGGCAATTGCACGAGGGCTGGTATCAGGACTGGCTCCGGGTCGAACAGCCAGGACGGGGCTGGATCCGCAGCTACACCGTCGGCGCTTTACGCACCACCGCCCAGGGTCGGGAACTGGACGTTGACTTTGTCATCCACCCCGACGATGCCGACTCCGGCGCCCCCGGCTCGAACTGGGCCAGGGCCGCCGCACCGGGCACCACCGCAGTCATCATCGGGCCCGACGACAAGGCCATCACCGGCGCCACCCCGCAGAGCGAAACCGGAATCAGATGGAACCCGCAAGGGGTGCGCCATGTGCTTCTGGCCGGGGATGAGACGGCTGTGCCCGCGATCAGTTCCATCCTCGAAACCCTGCCGGGGAACGTCAGCGGGCATGCGTTCCTGGAGGTCCAGGACTCCAGCGACTTCCGGGAGATCGGCACCGGATCCGCCGTCCGCATCACCTGGCTGGCCCGGACTCCATCAGATGCTCCCCGGGGTCACCTGCTGTATGCAGCCGTGCGGGCAGCCATTCCGGCTTCCCGCCCGACGGATTCAGGCTGCAAAGAAACCTGTGAACGGCACGCGGCACCCGGCCGGGCCGTCCCGCCTGGAATCCCGGCCGGGCGGCCAGACGGGGCAGTCATGTATGCCTGGATCGCGGCCGAAGCAGCCACCGTGAAGAACCTGCGCCGGTACCTCGTAAACCAGGTGGGACTGGACCCCAAACACTCCGAATTCCGAGGGTACTGGAGCCGGGGAAAGGCCGGCTCAGGAACCAACGGCACACCCATCAAGCAGGAACCGCGACCCCAACACCCGGGCGCAACCACCGGATAG
- a CDS encoding ABC transporter substrate-binding protein — MKTRILKQLSAVTAGLALLATAACGAPAATTETTTAAAASAGFPLTMQHTMGSTSIEAVPKRVVALDPSYIDAALLLGADLVGYVQYRQDPNAPFAPYLGDVADATKDSVNVGTLAEPNLEKILELKPDLVVSAKVRHEALYPQLSKIAPTIFSVSTGPTWKENVVFLGEALGKKDKAEELVKAYEDRAQKVGADILAKKPDATYSLVRFTGGDTARLYSSKSFIGEIMTDMSIPRPKDAPDSDKEIFVPLSAEQILQGDAGLVMVSAFTPAGAEGDKARAQQEKFESNPLWQRLQGEVIHVDDATFLASVSIQGAHAVITDLAKRYGVDPRLP; from the coding sequence GTGAAAACACGCATCCTTAAGCAGCTGAGTGCTGTCACCGCCGGTCTGGCCCTGCTGGCCACCGCGGCCTGCGGCGCCCCGGCCGCCACCACCGAAACCACCACCGCTGCCGCCGCATCGGCGGGATTCCCGCTGACCATGCAACACACCATGGGCTCGACCTCGATCGAGGCGGTCCCGAAGCGCGTCGTCGCACTGGACCCGAGCTACATCGATGCCGCCCTCCTGCTCGGCGCGGACCTGGTCGGCTACGTCCAGTACCGTCAGGACCCGAACGCGCCCTTCGCCCCGTACCTCGGTGACGTCGCGGACGCCACCAAGGACTCCGTCAATGTGGGCACCCTCGCTGAACCGAACCTGGAAAAAATCCTCGAGCTCAAGCCCGACCTGGTTGTCTCCGCCAAGGTCCGCCATGAGGCCCTCTACCCGCAGCTGTCCAAGATCGCCCCGACCATCTTCTCTGTGAGCACAGGCCCGACCTGGAAAGAGAACGTCGTCTTCCTCGGTGAGGCGCTGGGCAAAAAAGACAAGGCTGAAGAACTCGTCAAAGCCTACGAGGACCGCGCCCAGAAAGTCGGGGCCGACATTCTGGCCAAAAAACCGGACGCAACCTACTCGCTGGTCCGTTTCACCGGCGGCGATACCGCCCGCTTGTACTCGTCGAAGTCTTTCATCGGGGAAATCATGACGGACATGAGCATCCCGCGGCCCAAGGACGCCCCCGACAGCGACAAGGAAATCTTCGTGCCGCTCTCGGCCGAGCAGATCCTCCAGGGTGACGCGGGCCTGGTCATGGTCAGCGCGTTCACCCCGGCAGGCGCCGAAGGCGACAAGGCACGCGCCCAGCAGGAAAAGTTCGAATCGAACCCGCTGTGGCAGCGCCTGCAGGGTGAGGTCATTCATGTCGATGACGCGACCTTCCTGGCCTCCGTCAGCATCCAGGGCGCCCACGCCGTGATCACCGATCTGGCCAAGCGCTACGGCGTAGACCCGCGCCTGCCGTAA
- a CDS encoding iron ABC transporter permease → MKTLDPGQAPVAGARTGISRHGPRPARRAPGVRWLAVSATAMLAAAALSICIGGQPSSLQDVLHAVFTPTGSVMDVTIRELRWPRTILAVCAGICLGLAGALVQGHTRNPVADPGLLGINQGAALAIVAATAAAGEVPALSQALLAFAGALAASVLVFMIGSAARHGSTPVTLVLAGAAVTALCSGLVAGIVLLNDQALDTLRFWQVGSLAGRSDVLSVVWPFILAGAVLAVLNIKPLNALALGADTAVSLGVPVFRARSAGIAAVTLLAGSAVTMAGPIAFAGLLVPHITRAMTGPDYRWLIPVSAVTGATVLLLADTAGRVIARPGELSVGVVLAVVGAPFFVYLARRRRLAIL, encoded by the coding sequence GTGAAGACACTCGATCCGGGCCAGGCCCCCGTAGCGGGGGCGCGGACGGGAATCTCCCGGCATGGACCGCGGCCGGCCCGGCGGGCGCCCGGCGTCCGGTGGCTTGCGGTTTCCGCAACGGCCATGCTCGCTGCGGCCGCTTTGAGTATCTGCATCGGCGGGCAGCCCTCATCCCTCCAGGATGTGTTGCATGCGGTGTTCACCCCGACTGGATCGGTGATGGACGTGACCATCCGTGAACTGCGCTGGCCCCGCACCATCCTGGCAGTATGCGCCGGAATCTGCCTGGGGCTGGCCGGAGCCCTGGTCCAGGGCCACACCCGTAACCCGGTTGCCGATCCGGGTCTGCTCGGCATCAACCAGGGCGCGGCGCTGGCCATCGTCGCCGCGACCGCCGCCGCCGGGGAGGTGCCGGCCCTGTCCCAGGCGCTGCTGGCGTTCGCCGGCGCACTGGCAGCCAGCGTCCTGGTCTTCATGATCGGCTCAGCAGCCCGCCACGGCTCCACCCCGGTGACGCTGGTGCTGGCCGGGGCCGCCGTGACGGCGCTGTGCTCGGGGCTGGTGGCCGGGATCGTCCTGCTTAACGACCAGGCCCTGGATACCCTGCGGTTCTGGCAGGTCGGTTCCCTGGCCGGCCGCAGCGACGTGCTCTCCGTGGTCTGGCCGTTCATCCTCGCCGGGGCAGTGCTGGCGGTGCTGAATATCAAGCCGTTGAATGCGCTGGCCCTGGGGGCTGATACCGCCGTCTCGCTCGGGGTTCCGGTGTTCCGGGCCAGATCCGCCGGAATCGCCGCGGTCACGCTTCTGGCCGGTTCTGCCGTCACCATGGCCGGGCCCATCGCCTTCGCCGGGCTCCTGGTGCCGCACATCACCCGGGCCATGACCGGTCCCGACTACCGCTGGCTGATCCCTGTCTCGGCGGTGACCGGCGCCACAGTCCTGCTCCTGGCCGACACGGCAGGGAGGGTGATTGCCCGTCCCGGGGAACTGTCCGTCGGTGTGGTCCTGGCTGTCGTGGGTGCCCCGTTCTTCGTGTATCTGGCGCGCCGGCGCAGGCTGGCCATCCTATGA